In the genome of Candidatus Coatesbacteria bacterium, the window TTGCAGTATAGCTCATCCCGGGCTGGACCTCCAGGGGGGGGATTAAAGCACCTTGAACCAGAAGCCAAATTGAACTAGGCTATATATGGTAAATTAGTATCGCTGGCTCATAAAAGAGCAGTATTGCTGACATATTCTGTCATCGGCAAGTGGAAGAGCGAAGTGAAAAGCTGTTCCTTTCGCATCGTTTCTTCCAACATCAGGGGAGGTTGCAATGGGCTCGAAACCAACACTCTTGATCCTGCTGGCAATAGGCGCTTCGGCATACAGCGGTGAATGGATCATCGAAACTGTTGATGAACAGGGCGACGTGGGCAGTTTCTCCTCTCTCGCGCTTGACGAACACGGTTACCCCCACATCGCCTACTTCGATTACGCGGACTGGGATCTGCGCTACGCCTATTGGAACGGTGTGGCCTGGCAACACGATATTGCGGATGAAGATGGTGCTGTGGGTTTGGACCCCAGTATCGATCTGGACAGCGAGGGTTGTCCCCACATCTCCTACCTGGATTACTCGAACGGCTATCTCAAGTACGCCCACCTGTCCGAGGGAACCTGGGAGGTCGAGATCGTCGATGATGACGGTTGTTCCGGCTGGTACAGCTCGCTGCGCTTGGACAGCTCGGGCCGGCCGCATATCTCCTATTACGGAGGTTCAACCAACAACCTCGAGTATGCCGAGAAGATCGAAGGTGTTTGGCATTTGGAGACTGTCGATGCTCAAGGCTACCGCGGTACGTATACCTCCCTGATGCTCGATGAGAACGACAATCCGCATATCTCCTACTACAACATCACTGACGAAGATCTGATGTATGCCGTGCACCAAGGTGGTGGCTGGCAGATCCAGACAGTCGATTCGGCCGGCGAGGTCGGCCGATACACTTCGATCGCCCTGGATTCCTCGGATAATCCTCACATCTGCTACTATGACTCGGGCGTCCACCATGACCTCAAGTACGCTTACCGGGAAGGTGGGCAGTGGCTGTATGAAGTCGTTGATTACGCCGGAGATGTCGGCTATGATTCATCCTTGGCGATTGACGAGGGCGACCGGCCCCATATCTCATATTTGGCCGCCCCCGATATCGACCTCAAGTACGCGGTCGATGAGGGCGACGGCTGGTGGTTGGAAACAATCGACGCCGAAGGTCGGGTGGGTTACTATACCTCCCTGGCCCTGGATCGAGACGGCAACCCGTGTATCTCGTACATGGATAACGACGCCAAGGACCTGAAATATGCCTATTGGGAGCCTGATGCTGCGGTAGACGATCTTGTTCTCGATTCCCATTCAACCGATGACGGAATCCTGCTTGAGTGGTGGATTTCGGGGATCGATCCCCATTGTATCCGGATATTCCGGGAGGTTGACGGAGGTCCGATTGCACCAGTCAGCAGGCCAGTACCAGGCAATAACCGTAGCTGGTTGGATCGGGATGCAGAATCCGGGCATCGCTATCGGTACTGGTTGTCGGCAATCTATGACAGCGGTGACGAGGTACGATACGGCCCCACTGAAACACTCGAAATGCCGCCCTTTTCATCAGGGGTGCAGATGGCCGTCCCCTATCCCAACCCCGCTCCAGCGATGGTGTTACTCGGTTTCTCTCTGCCCGAGAGCACGAATATTGAAATGACGGTCTATGATTTGGCCGGGCGTCGCGTGGAAACGCTGCGGGACGGCTTCTGTACCCGCGGGGATCATCGTTTGGCCTGGAACTGCTCGGATGACTCATGCGGTATGTATCTGATCGTTCTGCGGGTAGGTTCAGCTGTTGAGGTTCAACGAGTGTTGGTTTGTAGATAGGCGCTGTCACCGATAAACAACGGCGGGTGCGAGGCCCGCCGTTGTTGTATCGCTTATTCAGACATCTCAAACCGCGTTCTGCAGGTCCTTGACGGCGTCCGTTTTCTCCCAGGTGAACTCGGGTAGCTCGCGGCCGAAGTGGCCGTAGGCCGCCGTTTTCTGGTAGATGGGCCGCAGCAGGTCCAGGCGCTCGATGATCGCCCTGGGCCGCAGGTCGAAGACCTGACGCACCGCCGCCTCGATGACGCCCTCGTCGACCTCGGCCGTGCCGTAGCTGTTGACCAGCACGCTGACCGGCAGGGCGACGCCGATGCAATAGGCCAACTGCAGCTCGAGCTGTCTGGCCAACCCGGCGGCGACGATGTTCTTGGCGATGTAACGGGCCATGTAGCTGGCCGAGCGGTCGACCTTCGAGGGGTCCTTGCCGGAGAAGCAGCCGCCGCCGTGGGCGCCGTGGCCGCCGTAGGTGTCGACGATGATCTTGCGCCCGGTCAGCCCGGTGTCGGCCTGGGGACCGCCGAGGATGAACTGACCCGTGCCGTTGATCAGGATCTCGGTGTTGGCGTCGAAGAGGTCGGTGTCGATGACCTCACCGATGACGTGCCGTTTTATCAGGTCGCGCAGGTCCTCTTCGGCGATCTTCTCCGAATGCTGGGCGGCGATGACCACGTGGGAGACGCGCTGGGCGGTGCCGTTCTCGTACTCGATCGTCACCTGGCTCTTGCCGTCGGGGCGCAGGTGGGGGATCAGTCCCGCCTTGCGCGCCTCGGCCAGACGCTGGGCCAGTTTGTGGGCCAGGGAGATGGTCAGCGGCATCAGCTCCGGGGTCTCCGTGGTGGCGTAGCCGAACATCAGTCCCTGATCGCCGGCGCCCTGCTCGTGGTCCGAGCTCTCATCGATGCCCTGGGCGATGTCGGGCGACTGCTCGTCGATGGCCGACATCACGCCGATGGAGTGATGGTCGAAGCCCATCCGGGCGTCGGTGTAACCGATGCGTTCGACGGTCTCGCGGACGACCCGGGGGATATCGACGTAGCCGTCGACGGAGATCTCCCCGGTAATGAAAGCCATCCCCGTGGTGACCATGGTCTCGCAGGCCACCCGGGCGTGTTTGTCTTGTCGCAGGGCGTCGTCGAGGACGCCGTCGGAGATCTGGTCGGCGACCTTGTCCGGGTGTCCCTCGGTCACCGATTCCGAGGTGAAGAAGTGGTGTCGGTTGGTCATCTGAGCCTCCGTTATTAAACACCTCAGCACTAGAAAAACGTCCACTCATTATAACACAAACCGCCGGGCCCGCCCGGGCGCGTCACCCAGAGCCGCGGAGGGGCAACCGCGGCGCCGCGGGGGTGGGTTGCGCGCGGGGATCGCACGTCCGCGGACGGACGACGCCCCGGGGCGTTATCGGCTGACCACGAACCGCCGGGCCGCGGCTGCGCCGGCTCCCTCGAGGCGGGCGAGGTAGATCCCCTGAGGGTAATCCCCGATGTCGAGGAGCAGGGAATGTCGACCGGGAACGGCCTCGAGGGGCTGCGTTGAAATCCGGCGGCCGGAGAGGTCGTAGACGGTTAGCGTCGCCGAGGAGCAGCCCGCGGGCAGGGTGTAGCAGAGCGTCAGGGTGTCCCGGGCCGGGCTGGGAAAGGGCACGGCCAGGCTCAAGCGCTCCGCGGTCTCCGGCGCGACGACGTCCTCCGTCGGGCCAAATCTGTTTACTCGGCCTGTTGTGTCCGTTGCCTCGAGCCAATAAACGTAACTCTCACCGGGCTCTATGTCCCGGTCC includes:
- a CDS encoding methionine adenosyltransferase, with amino-acid sequence MTNRHHFFTSESVTEGHPDKVADQISDGVLDDALRQDKHARVACETMVTTGMAFITGEISVDGYVDIPRVVRETVERIGYTDARMGFDHHSIGVMSAIDEQSPDIAQGIDESSDHEQGAGDQGLMFGYATTETPELMPLTISLAHKLAQRLAEARKAGLIPHLRPDGKSQVTIEYENGTAQRVSHVVIAAQHSEKIAEEDLRDLIKRHVIGEVIDTDLFDANTEILINGTGQFILGGPQADTGLTGRKIIVDTYGGHGAHGGGCFSGKDPSKVDRSASYMARYIAKNIVAAGLARQLELQLAYCIGVALPVSVLVNSYGTAEVDEGVIEAAVRQVFDLRPRAIIERLDLLRPIYQKTAAYGHFGRELPEFTWEKTDAVKDLQNAV